The following proteins are co-located in the Methylomonas sp. 11b genome:
- the aceE gene encoding pyruvate dehydrogenase (acetyl-transferring), homodimeric type, with product MTNNTDIAAKHDIDPAETLEWMEALQAVIEKEGGDRATFLIETLLSTARQAGMDIPFSANTPYINTIPIDRQPKFPGNTDIERTIRSYVRWNAMMMVLRANKYTNVGGHIASFASAVTLYDVGQNHFWNAPSDKHGGDLIFSQGHSAPGTYAHAFLLGRLSEEQMDSFRQEVGGNGLSSYPHPWLMPDFWQFPTVSMGLGPIMAIYQARFMRYMQNRGFANTDGRKVWAFLGDGETDEPETLGAIGMAGREKLDNLIFVVNCNLQRLDGPVRGNGKIIQELEGNFRGANWNVIKVIWGRRWDAILSRDKDGLIVKRMMECVDGDYQTFKSKDGAYVREKFFNTPELQELVKDYTDRDIWELNRGGHDPIKVFAAFNAAVNHTGQPTVVLAKTIKGYGMGDSGQAQNTSHQQKKMSMESIKYIRDRYQLPVSDEELINLPYLRFAEDSAELNYLRQRRVDLGGYLPARRAKAYPLEIPALSAFKGLLEGTGEGHEISTTMAFVRILNILVKDKQIGKRVVPIVPDESRTFGMEGMFRQLGIWSQVGQLYTPQDAEQLMFYKEDKHGQVLQEGINEAGGLCDWIAAGTAYSTHGVPMIPFFIYYSMFGFQRVGDLIWAAADQRTRGFLLGGTAGRTTLNGEGLQHEDGHSHLMSATVPNCYSYDPTFACELAVIIQDGLRRMYVEQEDIFYYITLMNENYDQPAMPEGAEADILKGMYLFKKGPNSKKPRVQLLGSGTIFIEVIEAAKLLHDDWGVDADIWSCPSFTELARDGQTCERWNRLHPTEKPRTTHVAHCLDNSKGPIIAATDYMRAFAEQIRPWVKASYTVLGTDGFGRSDTRAKLRSFFEVDRYHVTVAALHSLAQAGEFDAAKVEVAIAKYNINPDATAPWLI from the coding sequence ATGACCAACAATACCGATATTGCCGCCAAACACGATATTGATCCTGCTGAAACCCTAGAATGGATGGAGGCACTGCAAGCGGTGATAGAAAAAGAAGGTGGCGACCGCGCCACCTTTTTGATTGAAACTCTGCTCAGTACCGCCAGACAAGCCGGCATGGACATTCCGTTCTCGGCCAACACCCCTTACATCAACACCATCCCCATAGATCGACAACCCAAATTCCCAGGCAATACCGACATCGAGCGCACCATCCGCTCTTACGTGCGCTGGAACGCAATGATGATGGTTTTGCGCGCGAATAAATACACCAATGTCGGCGGCCATATCGCCAGTTTCGCTTCCGCGGTTACCTTGTACGACGTAGGGCAAAATCATTTCTGGAACGCGCCCTCGGACAAACACGGCGGCGACCTGATTTTCTCGCAAGGCCATTCCGCACCAGGCACTTACGCTCACGCCTTCTTGCTCGGCCGTTTGAGCGAAGAACAAATGGACAGCTTTAGGCAGGAAGTCGGCGGCAACGGCTTATCGTCTTATCCGCATCCTTGGTTGATGCCGGACTTCTGGCAATTCCCCACCGTATCGATGGGCCTCGGCCCGATCATGGCCATTTACCAAGCCCGCTTCATGCGTTACATGCAAAATCGCGGCTTTGCCAATACCGACGGTCGTAAAGTATGGGCCTTCTTGGGCGACGGGGAAACCGACGAACCAGAAACCTTGGGCGCGATTGGTATGGCCGGTCGCGAAAAACTGGATAACCTGATTTTCGTCGTCAATTGCAACTTGCAACGCCTGGATGGTCCGGTGCGCGGTAACGGCAAGATCATTCAGGAACTGGAAGGCAACTTCCGCGGCGCGAACTGGAACGTGATCAAAGTTATCTGGGGTCGTCGTTGGGATGCTATCTTGTCCCGCGATAAAGATGGCCTTATCGTAAAACGCATGATGGAATGCGTCGATGGTGATTATCAAACCTTCAAATCCAAGGACGGCGCTTACGTCCGGGAAAAATTCTTCAACACCCCGGAATTGCAAGAATTGGTGAAAGACTACACTGACCGCGACATCTGGGAATTGAATCGCGGCGGCCACGACCCAATCAAAGTTTTCGCCGCATTCAATGCTGCTGTCAACCATACCGGCCAACCCACTGTAGTTCTGGCTAAAACCATCAAGGGTTACGGCATGGGCGATTCGGGACAAGCGCAAAACACCAGCCATCAACAGAAGAAGATGAGCATGGAATCGATCAAATATATCCGCGACCGCTATCAATTGCCGGTCAGCGACGAAGAGTTGATCAATCTGCCTTACCTGCGTTTTGCGGAAGACTCTGCGGAACTGAATTACCTGCGTCAACGGCGCGTTGATCTGGGCGGTTACTTGCCGGCTCGCCGCGCAAAAGCTTATCCCTTGGAAATCCCCGCCTTATCTGCTTTTAAAGGTCTGTTAGAGGGCACCGGCGAAGGGCACGAAATTTCCACCACGATGGCCTTTGTGCGCATACTGAACATTCTGGTCAAGGACAAACAAATCGGTAAACGTGTGGTGCCTATCGTTCCCGACGAATCACGCACCTTTGGTATGGAAGGCATGTTCCGTCAGCTGGGTATCTGGTCGCAGGTTGGCCAGCTCTATACGCCGCAAGACGCCGAGCAGCTGATGTTTTACAAGGAAGACAAGCACGGTCAGGTGTTGCAAGAGGGTATCAACGAAGCGGGCGGTCTGTGCGACTGGATCGCGGCAGGTACCGCGTATTCGACTCACGGCGTACCGATGATTCCGTTCTTCATCTATTACTCGATGTTCGGTTTCCAACGCGTCGGCGATTTGATCTGGGCTGCGGCCGATCAACGCACGCGCGGCTTCCTGCTAGGCGGCACCGCCGGCAGAACCACCCTCAATGGCGAAGGCTTGCAACATGAAGACGGCCACAGCCACTTGATGTCGGCTACCGTACCCAACTGCTACTCCTACGACCCCACCTTCGCTTGCGAGTTGGCGGTGATCATTCAGGACGGTTTGCGCCGGATGTATGTCGAACAGGAGGACATTTTTTACTACATCACCTTGATGAACGAAAACTACGACCAGCCGGCCATGCCGGAAGGTGCGGAAGCCGACATATTGAAAGGGATGTATTTGTTCAAAAAAGGCCCGAACAGCAAAAAACCGCGCGTGCAGTTATTGGGTTCCGGCACCATTTTTATCGAAGTGATCGAAGCCGCCAAATTGCTGCACGATGATTGGGGTGTGGACGCCGATATCTGGAGCTGCCCTAGCTTTACCGAGCTGGCTCGCGATGGCCAAACCTGCGAGCGCTGGAACCGCTTACATCCGACTGAAAAGCCGCGTACCACGCATGTCGCGCATTGCCTGGACAACAGCAAAGGTCCAATTATTGCCGCTACCGATTACATGCGGGCGT
- a CDS encoding retention module-containing protein, whose translation MAKEIGIVKIATGTVTAIAADGSKRILQVGDRVYPTDLLTTAEGSTVMIELANGSFVDMGGNDSMQLGAVLQEQGEATQTAQNPQPAGLSAEEIQAALLAGADPTAIAEATAAGGAPGAGGAPGAGNEGHVPVTVEYLNPVAPVTNGFDTTGPEVAFPPIVQEVLILNPDQATATTPIVGSATNVIVDESSASQLLSQSGTLSINGQTPLSVALSATGATWDSNTQTLTANDGSYQVVVNNGSYTFTLLNALTHINTGTPESPAIGFTFSATLTDQDGRVANTTFSANVFDDAPFVKNSNGILQDAAGQTLTGLIDYDLGFDGFGSAGGVNLINNNGALTSRADGISYLIVDSNGDQLQELYAFVDNGALTTTFADLSADRMVFSLLPTVNGAVDGAYKLELHDVLDLPAAPSTTLDFGSAALAFGAGKVAVGNSLLVEGSNLFIDSTNNDVGVGDRFLDTSEVITYRFGTVGGFDITSPQLVNSVQLNEADVGSALDVFTWTAYRGLTQVDTGTVVFSTPAGGGLTDPIDVVGGYDRLEIQVNFGKLAVGGLQYSSVAPQNLQLQFGFSATDGDGDSTGVGSFTVDTGALLNTGIGSVLPDLQHPDSVIH comes from the coding sequence ATGGCCAAAGAAATCGGCATCGTTAAAATCGCAACCGGCACCGTTACCGCCATTGCCGCCGACGGCAGTAAACGTATTTTGCAGGTGGGCGACCGCGTTTACCCGACCGATCTCTTGACCACTGCCGAAGGCAGCACGGTGATGATAGAGCTTGCCAATGGCTCCTTCGTTGACATGGGCGGCAATGACAGCATGCAACTGGGTGCCGTATTGCAAGAACAGGGCGAAGCCACTCAGACCGCGCAAAACCCGCAACCGGCAGGACTCTCCGCCGAAGAAATTCAAGCCGCCTTACTGGCCGGCGCAGATCCGACGGCAATAGCCGAAGCTACCGCCGCCGGCGGAGCGCCGGGTGCCGGAGGCGCACCGGGAGCAGGTAACGAAGGCCATGTGCCGGTTACTGTCGAATACCTCAACCCCGTGGCACCTGTCACTAACGGTTTCGACACCACGGGGCCAGAGGTGGCATTTCCGCCGATTGTGCAGGAAGTTTTGATATTGAATCCAGACCAGGCCACTGCCACTACCCCGATAGTCGGCAGCGCTACTAATGTCATTGTGGACGAAAGCAGTGCCAGCCAGCTACTTTCTCAGTCCGGTACGCTAAGCATTAACGGCCAAACGCCGTTATCAGTAGCTTTGTCGGCAACTGGAGCGACTTGGGATAGTAATACGCAAACCCTGACAGCTAACGACGGCTCTTATCAGGTAGTTGTGAACAATGGCAGTTATACCTTCACCTTGCTAAACGCTTTGACCCACATAAACACGGGCACACCGGAATCGCCGGCTATTGGCTTTACATTCTCCGCGACGTTAACCGATCAGGACGGTAGAGTCGCGAATACGACGTTTAGCGCGAACGTGTTTGATGACGCACCCTTCGTCAAAAACAGCAACGGGATTTTACAAGATGCCGCAGGTCAAACATTAACGGGCTTGATTGATTACGATCTGGGTTTTGATGGCTTTGGAAGTGCCGGTGGTGTAAATTTGATAAACAATAATGGGGCTTTAACGTCTCGAGCGGACGGTATTTCTTATTTGATTGTCGATAGCAACGGCGACCAGTTACAAGAGCTTTATGCTTTTGTCGATAACGGTGCCCTGACGACCACATTTGCCGACCTCAGTGCTGACCGCATGGTATTTTCGCTGCTGCCGACAGTTAACGGCGCCGTAGATGGTGCGTACAAATTGGAATTACACGATGTTTTGGATTTGCCTGCTGCGCCGAGCACCACGCTAGATTTTGGCAGTGCCGCGCTGGCTTTCGGTGCCGGAAAAGTTGCTGTAGGGAATTCTCTACTTGTTGAGGGCAGCAACCTGTTTATCGACTCAACAAACAATGACGTCGGTGTGGGTGATAGATTTTTGGATACATCGGAAGTAATAACCTACAGATTTGGTACTGTCGGCGGTTTCGATATTACATCCCCGCAATTAGTAAACTCGGTGCAACTCAATGAAGCCGATGTTGGTAGTGCTTTGGATGTTTTTACCTGGACAGCTTATAGGGGGCTAACCCAAGTTGATACTGGAACGGTTGTATTTAGCACGCCTGCTGGAGGTGGGCTTACGGACCCGATTGATGTGGTTGGTGGTTATGACCGATTGGAAATCCAGGTTAATTTTGGCAAACTCGCGGTGGGAGGTCTGCAATATAGCAGCGTAGCGCCACAAAACCTGCAATTACAGTTTGGTTTTAGTGCAACAGATGGTGATGGCGATAGCACCGGCGTTGGTAGCTTTACCGTCGATACCGGCGCATTGCTCAATACTGGCATCGGCAGTGTGCTGCCTGATTTGCAACACCCCGATAGCGTTATTCATTAA
- a CDS encoding VPLPA-CTERM sorting domain-containing protein, translating into MRNQLVKPLVALFLSTASIEASAGLVSFTSTEFQQTQDGQLFTFTIDNAPLADLVTGSFTIHARGDYSINASTANPENIAVTFESVISNLKFAPIAPPVNSSSVFVDANNYSTVTNADLVEWSRSTPLPGALLQSWTQDNKILITLALSPDVTADLNAGQGSNPFVQATITYTTSAVPLPAATWLFLSGLIGMVGYGKQRKAD; encoded by the coding sequence ATGCGTAATCAACTAGTTAAACCCTTGGTTGCCTTGTTTCTTTCTACGGCAAGCATAGAAGCTAGCGCTGGGCTGGTCAGTTTTACCTCGACTGAGTTCCAACAAACCCAGGATGGACAGCTCTTTACCTTCACGATTGATAATGCGCCTTTGGCGGATTTAGTGACCGGCAGCTTCACTATCCATGCGCGTGGAGATTATTCCATCAACGCATCTACTGCCAATCCTGAGAACATCGCCGTTACATTCGAAAGCGTTATCAGCAATCTGAAATTCGCCCCTATTGCTCCACCAGTTAACTCTAGTTCTGTCTTTGTCGACGCCAACAATTACAGCACGGTTACAAACGCCGATTTGGTCGAGTGGTCGCGGAGCACGCCGCTACCGGGTGCTTTATTGCAGAGCTGGACACAGGACAACAAAATCCTTATCACCTTGGCACTGTCACCTGATGTGACCGCGGACTTGAATGCTGGACAAGGCAGCAACCCTTTTGTCCAAGCCACTATCACGTATACGACTTCGGCAGTACCTTTGCCGGCTGCAACATGGCTGTTTTTGTCTGGACTGATTGGTATGGTAGGCTACGGAAAACAGCGCAAAGCAGATTAA